A region from the Manihot esculenta cultivar AM560-2 chromosome 13, M.esculenta_v8, whole genome shotgun sequence genome encodes:
- the LOC110630135 gene encoding nucleobase-ascorbate transporter 11 — METGPSSDSVSKSKPHREKATSTSTSMLAKIEPFVSKTDHHNPRELRSWAKRTGFISTFSSETTTSTSENFDSSTGFDLERGLNHHKNGGSSPKIEIDPILGRTRPARGSEIEPATGSASRSGNEFRNGNNRRLGLRDENKRKRIGDESAFGVKDGERKVGLNGNGISNLNVNGSGTRNGSVNGTVNEIPATTPATEPKKEEENAGTDIGIEMYPIGDDPHTEGWHRQSGMRLGLTDNPGFVPLLYYGLQHYLSLAGSLIFIPLIIVPAMGGTDRDTATVISTMLLLSGITTILHSYFGTRLPLVQGSSFVYLAPALVIINAREYRNLSEHKFRHIMRELQGAIIVGSIFQSILGFTGLMSLLLRLINPVVVAPTVAAVGLAFVGYGFPQAGSCVEVSIPLILLVLVFSLYLRGLSIFGHRLFQIYSVPLSVMIIWTYAFFLTAGGAYDYKGCSPDIPSSNILLDSCRRHAYTMQHCRTDVSNAWRTSAWVRIPYPLQWGVPIFHLRTSLIMIIVSLVASVDSVGTYHSTSILVNSKPPTPGIVSRGIALEGFCSILAGLWGSGTGSTTLTENVHTINITKVANQRALVLGAVFLILFSFVGKVGAILASIPLALAASILCFMWGLIVALGLSTLQYSQTSSFRNVAIVGVSLFLGLSIPAYFQQYQPESSLILPSYFVPYAAASNGPVHTSSKQFDFAINGLMSMSMVVTLLIALILDNTVPGTRQERGVYIWSHPEDLATDPSVHSDYSLPRKVSRFFCCLR; from the exons ATGGAAACTGGGCCGAGCTCAGATTCTGTAAGCAAGTCGAAGCCACATAGAGAAAAAgctacctctacctctacctctaTGCTGGCGAAGATCGAGCCATTTGTGTCAAAAACTGATCATCATAATCCAAGAGAGCTGAGATCTTGGGCCAAGAGAACTGGTTTTATTTCCACTTTCTCTAGTGAAACCACTACAAGCACCAGCGAAAATTTTGATAGCAGCACTGGTTTCGACTTGGAGAGAGGTCTAAACCATCACAAAAACGGTGGGTCGTCCCCCAAAATCGAGATCGACCCCATTCTTGGCCGGACAAGGCCTGCTAGAGGCTCAGAAATTGAACCGGCCACGGGTTCAGCTTCTAGGTCAGGCAATGAATTCAGGAATGGAAATAATAGGAGGTTGGGACTGAGAGATGAGAATAAGAGGAAGAGAATAGGAGATGAATCTGCTTTTGGGGTTAAGGATGGGGAAAGGAAAGTTGGATTAAATGGAAATGGAATTAGCAATTTGAATGTGAATGGCAGTGGTACCAGGAACGGAAGTGTAAATGGCACAGTAAATGAAATCCCGGCAACTACACCGGCGACGGAgccaaagaaagaagaagaaaatgctGGAACTGATATTGGAATTGAGATGTATCCGATTGGGGATGATCCTCATACTGAAGGGTGGCACAGACAGAGTGGAATGAGACTTGGTTTAACAGATAATCCAGGTTTTG TGCCACTTCTGTATTATGGCCTGCAACACTACTTATCATTGGCTGGCTCACTTATTTTCATTCCCTTGATCATCGTACCAGCCATGGGAGGGACAGAT AGGGACACTGCTACAGTGATTTCTACTATGTTGCTGCTCTCTGGCATTACAACAATATTGCACTCCTATTTTGGTACCCGACTTCCATTAGTTCAAGGGAGTTCATTTGTGTATTTGGCACCAGCATTAGTTATCATTAATGCACGGGAGTACAGAAATCTCTCGGAACAT AAATTCAGACACATAATGAGGGAGCTCCAGGGGGCTATAATTGTGGGTTCAATATTCCAAAGCATCTTGGGTTTCACTGGTTTAATGTCCCTTCTTCTAAG ATTAATTAATCCAGTAGTGGTTGCACCAACTGTTGCTGCTGTAGGTTTAGCATTTGTTGGCTATGGTTTTCCTCAAGCTGGTAGTTGCGTGGAAGTTAGTATTCCTCTGATACTGTTGGTTCTTGTATTCTCCCTG TATCTTCGAGGATTATCGATCTTTGGACATCGGTTATTCCAAATTTATTCG GTCCCCCTGAGTGTCATGATCATATGGACATATGCTTTCTTTCTGACAGCTGGTGGAGCATATGATTACAAAGGATGCAGCCCTGACATACCAAGTTCAAATATTCTACTTGATTCGTGTAGAAGGCATGCATATACGATGCAGCATTGCAGGACTGATGTTTCTAATGCATGGAGAACTTCTGCATGGGTCAGAATTCCCTACCCTTTACAATGGGGTGTCCCCATCTTCCACCTGAGGACATCCTTGATCATGATAATTGTGTCACTAGTTGCATCAGTGGATTCG GTTGGAACGTATCACTCTACATCCATTCTAGTTAACTCAAAGCCTCCAACTCCAGGAATTGTCAGCAGAGGAATTGCATTGGAGGGCTTCTGCAGTATACTTGCTGGACTTTGGGGCTCAGGTACTGGTTCAACGACATTAACAGAAAATGTTCATACCATCAATATAACAAAGGTGGCTAATCAGAGGGCCCTGGTTCTTGGAGCAGTTTTCTTGATCCTCTTCTCATTTGTAG GAAAAGTGGGTGCTATTCTTGCTTCTATACCACTGGCATTAGCTGCTTCCATACTTTGCTTCATGTGGGGCCTTATTGTGGCATTGGGTCTCTCCACATTGCAGTACAGTCAAACATCAAGTTTTAGAAATGTCGCTATAGTCGGTGTTTCATTGTTCCTTGGTTTGTCAATTCCTGCCTATTTTCAGCAGTATCAACCGGAATCTAGCTTGATACTCCCAAGTTATTTTGTTCCTTATGCGGCAGCATCAAACGGACCAGTCCACACCAGCAGTAAACAA TTTGATTTTGCAATAAATGGACTTATGTCCATGAGCATGGTGGTCACTCTCTTGATAGCACTCATACTCGATAATACGGTCCCTGGTACCCGACAAGAAAGAGGGGTGTATATATGGTCTCATCCTGAAGATTTGGCTACTGATCCATCTGTGCATTCAGATTATTCCCTTCCCAGAAAAGTTTCACGGTTCTTCTGTTGTTTGAGGTGA